The Candidatus Eisenbacteria bacterium genome has a segment encoding these proteins:
- a CDS encoding alpha/beta fold hydrolase yields MVTRLRQLTIAGPAGALEGALQEREGRPHALTAVVCHPHPSYGGTLHNKVVHRVASTLHELGAEVLRFNFRGVGSSEGAYDEGRGELEDARAAVRWMRERFPGARTWLAGFSFGSWVAARLAASDPAIERLILVAPPVKRSGFEVLRHCPVPKLVIQGLADATCPPGDLEREFPSWADPKTLIRIPDASHFFDRQLRALGHALEQALGEAARGTAR; encoded by the coding sequence ATGGTCACTCGCCTCAGGCAGCTGACGATCGCGGGTCCGGCGGGAGCGCTCGAAGGCGCGCTCCAGGAACGTGAAGGCAGACCCCATGCGCTCACCGCCGTGGTCTGCCATCCGCACCCGAGTTACGGCGGCACGCTGCACAACAAGGTGGTGCACCGCGTCGCGTCCACGCTGCACGAGCTGGGCGCGGAAGTGCTGCGCTTCAATTTCCGCGGCGTCGGGAGCAGCGAGGGCGCCTACGACGAAGGCCGCGGCGAGCTCGAGGACGCGCGCGCCGCGGTCCGCTGGATGCGTGAGCGTTTTCCCGGAGCGCGCACATGGCTGGCCGGGTTCTCGTTCGGCTCGTGGGTGGCCGCGCGGCTCGCCGCATCGGACCCGGCGATCGAGCGCCTGATCCTCGTCGCTCCACCCGTCAAACGCTCGGGTTTCGAAGTTCTGCGTCATTGCCCGGTGCCCAAGCTCGTGATCCAGGGACTGGCCGATGCCACGTGTCCTCCCGGCGATCTCGAGCGGGAATTCCCGAGCTGGGCCGATCCCAAGACGCTGATCCGGATTCCCGACGCGTCGCACTTCTTCGACCGGCAGCTGCGCGCGCTGGGCCACGCCCTCGAACAGGCCCTGGGCGAAGCGGCTCGCGGGACGGCTCGATGA
- a CDS encoding class I SAM-dependent methyltransferase has protein sequence MKGAGKWAFWRFNWLVRHRIVAALERARPHARGRLLDVGCGSKPFASVLAGRVASYIGVDLPGSRDLSRTPDRQPEAFARAEALPFRDESFDTLLSLSLLNYLPEPRAFLAESRRVLRSGGMALLDFTQMLPHDPWAPDYFRFTKTAAAMLLEEEGFEVVDAIPIGGLMARVGLSAIAVLNRVNHGPLRVLTEIPIRLLYVVLQLGFDVLDRVWFEPREVIAHLMVARKR, from the coding sequence TTGAAGGGCGCGGGCAAATGGGCGTTCTGGAGGTTCAACTGGCTGGTGCGCCACCGCATCGTGGCGGCGCTCGAGCGTGCGCGTCCGCACGCGCGCGGAAGGCTGCTGGACGTCGGCTGCGGCTCCAAGCCGTTCGCTTCGGTCCTGGCTGGGAGAGTGGCGTCCTACATCGGCGTCGATCTTCCCGGCTCGCGGGATCTCTCCCGCACTCCCGATCGTCAGCCTGAGGCTTTCGCGCGCGCCGAGGCGCTGCCCTTCCGCGACGAGTCGTTCGACACGCTGCTGTCACTCTCGCTGCTCAACTACCTGCCGGAGCCGCGAGCCTTCCTGGCGGAAAGCCGGCGGGTGCTGCGAAGCGGCGGGATGGCGCTCCTCGACTTCACGCAGATGCTTCCGCACGACCCCTGGGCTCCGGACTACTTCCGCTTCACGAAAACGGCGGCCGCCATGCTGCTCGAGGAGGAGGGATTCGAGGTGGTGGACGCGATCCCGATCGGCGGCCTGATGGCGCGCGTCGGCCTCTCGGCCATCGCTGTGCTCAACCGCGTCAATCACGGACCCCTGCGTGTTCTGACCGAGATTCCCATCCGCTTGCTCTACGTCGTGCTCCAGCTCGGATTCGACGTGCTCGATCGCGTCTGGTTCGAGCCGCGCGAGGTCATCGCGCACCTGATGGTGGCGCGCAAGCGTTAG
- a CDS encoding AMP-binding protein, producing MHPPPLTAHAPVVARIHQLIDRAAQEFGDAPFLLRWAPAGWEAVTYRDAAHAVHAFARLLQATGVTPGSRVGLQSENRPEWGLAYLAVLETGATVVPLDMQLTSEETGEILSTAGATHAIVSERSRNTMETARRARLAQLERVDLDGTDEDSWSAAQRRFPDAGPLPELGSPDDVAALLFTSGTTGRAKGVMLTHANLLNNVEAVVQAFEFGPADRFLSVLPLHHTFESTGGFLCPLRVGASVAYARGLKSNELREDLSTSKATLLLGVPLLYEKLLAGIHRGVSQAPQPRRALAQTLIAVTRWVRKATGRRIGHTLIGALRRRAGLDHLRLLVSGAAALPGDVFWGFVDLGLPILEGYGLTECSPVVAANRPPRPNPGAVGWPLPGVTVRINDPDEDGDGEIMVKGPNVMKGYFRDPELTAAVLQDGWFSTGDLGHFLPDGRLRISGRLKNMIATAAGKKIYPEEVEAQLANSPFITEVVVVGGRDASGEREEVHAHVFPDLARLEAQARLEGVVFDDAFIERTLRREVEVRGQALAPYKRAKRVIVRRDEFSKTTTGKIHRHGVGEDEAGRKSRASA from the coding sequence GTGCATCCTCCACCTCTGACCGCTCATGCACCGGTCGTGGCGCGTATCCATCAGCTGATCGATCGGGCTGCCCAGGAGTTCGGCGACGCCCCTTTCCTGCTGCGCTGGGCTCCGGCGGGATGGGAGGCGGTGACGTATCGGGACGCGGCGCACGCGGTTCACGCCTTCGCGCGGCTGCTCCAGGCGACTGGAGTCACGCCCGGCAGCCGCGTCGGTCTCCAGAGTGAGAACCGGCCGGAGTGGGGCCTGGCCTACCTGGCGGTGCTCGAGACCGGCGCGACGGTCGTCCCGCTCGACATGCAGCTCACGTCCGAGGAGACCGGAGAGATCCTCTCCACCGCCGGCGCGACCCACGCGATCGTGTCGGAGCGATCGCGGAACACGATGGAGACGGCGCGACGGGCGCGCCTCGCACAGCTCGAGCGGGTGGATCTCGATGGAACGGACGAAGATTCGTGGTCCGCGGCCCAGCGGCGGTTTCCGGACGCAGGCCCGCTGCCCGAGCTTGGAAGCCCGGACGATGTCGCCGCGCTGCTCTTCACGTCGGGCACGACGGGGCGCGCCAAGGGCGTGATGCTCACGCACGCGAATCTGCTGAACAACGTGGAGGCGGTGGTCCAGGCCTTCGAGTTCGGTCCCGCGGATCGCTTCCTCTCGGTGCTGCCACTCCATCACACGTTCGAGAGCACCGGCGGCTTTCTCTGCCCGCTGCGAGTCGGCGCCAGCGTGGCATACGCGCGCGGCCTGAAGTCGAACGAGCTTCGCGAAGATCTGTCGACGTCGAAGGCGACGTTGCTGCTCGGCGTGCCGTTGCTCTACGAGAAGCTGCTGGCCGGCATTCATCGCGGCGTCTCCCAGGCGCCGCAACCGCGGCGCGCTCTGGCGCAGACGCTGATCGCGGTGACACGGTGGGTGCGCAAGGCGACGGGGCGCAGGATCGGCCACACGCTGATCGGCGCGCTGCGGCGGCGCGCGGGTCTCGACCACTTGCGGCTGCTCGTCTCAGGCGCCGCCGCGCTTCCCGGCGACGTGTTCTGGGGATTCGTGGATCTGGGGCTGCCGATCCTCGAGGGCTACGGTCTCACCGAGTGCTCGCCGGTGGTGGCGGCCAACCGGCCTCCCCGGCCCAATCCCGGCGCTGTCGGATGGCCGTTGCCCGGGGTGACCGTGCGCATCAACGATCCGGACGAGGACGGCGACGGAGAGATCATGGTGAAAGGGCCCAACGTGATGAAGGGCTACTTCCGCGATCCCGAGCTCACCGCCGCCGTGCTGCAGGACGGCTGGTTCTCGACCGGCGATCTTGGCCACTTCCTGCCCGATGGAAGGCTGCGGATCTCCGGAAGACTCAAGAACATGATCGCGACCGCCGCCGGCAAGAAGATCTATCCGGAGGAAGTCGAGGCGCAGCTCGCGAACTCACCCTTCATCACCGAGGTGGTGGTGGTGGGCGGGAGGGACGCGAGCGGCGAGCGCGAGGAAGTGCATGCGCACGTCTTTCCCGACCTGGCGCGCCTGGAGGCCCAGGCCCGACTCGAGGGCGTGGTGTTCGACGACGCCTTCATCGAGCGCACCCTGCGCCGGGAAGTCGAAGTGCGCGGACAGGCGCTCGCGCCCTACAAGCGGGCGAAGCGCGTGATCGTGCGCCGCGACGAGTTCTCCAAGACCACGACCGGAAAGATCCATCGCCACGGCGTGGGAGAGGATGAAGCCGGCCGCAAGAGCCGCGCGAGCGCCTGA